One Thunnus albacares chromosome 12, fThuAlb1.1, whole genome shotgun sequence genomic region harbors:
- the gbx1 gene encoding homeobox protein GBX-1 — translation MQRPGGQGTAFSIDSLIGTPQPRPGHLLYTGYPMFMPYRPLVIPQALSHSPLSSGIPPLAPLASFAGRLTNTFCASLGQGVPSMVALTTTMPSFSDPPDSFYPPQELPGPRLSAADPGARRQESPHSEELHSRDKGSELLNFSETFQTISGETKLYSSDDEKLDLKSADTVCSDREDSSADSENESFSDGNNCGSLSQKSKLKTGSQEALPTGSSAGKSRRRRTAFTSEQLLELEKEFHCKKYLSLTERSQIAHALKLSEVQVKIWFQNRRAKWKRIKAGNVNNRSGEPVRNPKIVVPIPVHVNRFAVRSQHQQIEQGTRP, via the exons ATGCAGAGACCAGGCGGCCAAGGGACGGCGTTTTCAATCGATTCCCTGATAGGGACCCCTCAGCCCAGACCGGGACACCTGCTCTACACGGGCTATCCTATGTTCATGCCGTACAGACCTTTGGTTATTCCACAAGCTTTATCCCACTCGCCTTTATCGTCTGGTATACCTCCACTTGCGCCTTTGGCTTCTTTTGCGGGGCGACTCACCAACACGTTCTGTGCCAGTTTGGGACAAGGGGTGCCATCCATGGTCGCGCTCACCACAACGATGCCAAGTTTCTCGGATCCGCCGGACAGTTTCTACCCGCCCCAAGAGCTGCCCGGTCCCCGATTAAGCGCAGCCGACCCGGGAGCGAGAAGGCAAGAAAGTCCGCACTCTGAGGAGCTGCACAGCCGGGATAAGGGCTCTGAGCTGCTGAACTTCTCGGAAACTTTTCAGACAATATCAG GTGAGACCAAACTGTACAGTTCAGACGACGAGAAGCTGGACCTAAAATCAGCAGACACAGTGTGCAGCGACCGAGAGGACAGCTCCGCAGACAGCGAGAACGAAAGTTTCTCAGACGGGAACAACTGTGGCTCCCTGTCCCAGAAGAGCAAACTAAAAACCGGCTCGCAGGAGGCGCTACCGACCGGCAGCTCTGCGgggaagagcaggaggagacgAACAGCTTTTACCAGCGAACAGCTGCTCGAACTTGAAAAGGAGTTTCATTGTAAAAAGTACCTTTCTCTGACTGAACGCTCCCAAATCGCACATGCACTTAAACTGAGCGAGGTGCAGGTGAAGATTTGGTTTCAGAACCGCAGGGCCAAATGGAAACGGATCAAAGCCGGCAACGTCAACAACCGGTCAGGAGAACCGGTGAGAAATCCCAAAATTGTGGTTCCCATCCCAGTGCACGTCAACAGGTTTGCTGTGAGGAGTCAGCATCAACAAATAGAACAAGGGACCAGGCCATGA
- the asb10 gene encoding ankyrin repeat and SOCS box protein 10 isoform X1, whose protein sequence is MSRGSFVFTPTALRSLKLDEDMLERYKYKKQLASHHLNSYMVKREPPLRSSTARPPTVCQDVVVHNAVYTGDLEAMQHLFPKGSIANLIIEPRGGEMRWVARGEGLWSLTYEQELTTPIHITSSRGFTDCLRLLLQRGANVDLAPGGTTALHESCENCQSECTKLLLSHGANPNAVSEDGLMPLHLCTSPESLECAKYLLQYGAEINGCTVDEDDTPLHAAARNGLIDHIELYLRYGAAVDKRNDVGLTPLNAACSQPQELQDLERYFKVCQMLLGAGADIRTTDQDKHSPLHMACKNVNPDIVDLLLAKGASVNDMDYGGEAPMHNILKVVCYKVSHHPERVVRALLNHGSIRVWPGALPMVLRHCSISPRTIEVLLNVYSHLKVNDTWVESVSEEVFKEHKEFYESVFALERTPRSLQHLARCRLRTFLDARVHKVVPKLDLPTFIKNYLLLECRGYVH, encoded by the exons ATGTCGCGAGGCAGCTTTGTCTTCACACCTACGGCCTTACGCTCTCTTAAACTCGATGAGGACATGCTGGAGAGATACAAGTACAAGAAGCAGTTGGCCTCCCATCACCTCAATAGCTATATGGTGAAGAGGGAGCCACCACTGAGGTCCAGCACTGCCCGGCCACCAACTGTATGCCAAGACGTGGTGGTCCACAACGCTGTGTATACAGGAGACCTGGAGGCGATGCAGCACCTCTTTCCTAAAGGATCCATAGCAAACCTCATCATTGAGCCACGGGGAGGGGAAATGCGCTGGGTCGCCAGAGGGGAAG GTCTATGGTCACTGACTTATGAGCAAGAGCTGACCACACCAATTCACATCACATCTAGCCGAGGCTTCACCGACTGCCTGAGACTCCTGCTGCAACGTGGGGCCAATGTAGACCTGGCACCTGGTGGCACCACCGCTCTGCATGAGTCCTGTGAAAACTGCCAGTCTGAGTGTACCAAACTACTGCTAAGCCACGGTGCCAACCCCAATGCTGTCTCAGAAGATGGTCTAATGCCTTTGCATTTGTGTACAAGCCCTGAATCCCTTGA ATGTGCCAAGTATCTCCTTCAGTATGGTGCAGAAATCAATGGTTGCACTGTAGATGAAGATGACACTCCCTTACATGCGGCAGCCAGGAACGGCCTCATAGACCACATCGAGCTCTATCTACGCTATGGGGCTGCCGTGGACAAACGGAATGACGTTGGTCTCACACCCCTGAACGCTGCTTGCTCTCAGCCCCAGGAGTTGCAGGACCTTGAACGTTACTTCAAGGTGTGCCAGATGCTGCTGGGGGCAGGCGCTGACATCCGCACTACGGACCAGGACAAACACAGTCCTTTGCACATGGCCTGCaagaatgtaaatccagacATAGTAGATCTGCTATTGGCTAAAGGAGCCTCTGTTAACGACATGGACTATGGAGGTGAAGCCCCTATGCACAACATCCTGAAAGTGGTGTGCTACAAGGTTTCCCATCATCCTGAGAGGGTTGTCCGTGCTTTGCTCAACCACGGTTCTATTCGGGTGTGGCCTGGGGCTTTACCCATG GTTCTGAGGCACTGCTCTATATCTCCACGCACCATCGAGGTTCTTCTGAACGTCTACAGTCACCTCAAAGTCAATGACACCTGGGTTGAGTCTGTGTCCGAGGAGGTGTTCAAG GAGCACAAGGAGTTCTATGAGTCGGTCTTCGCCTTGGAACGGACTCCTCGCTCCCTACAGCACTTGGCACGCTGCAGACTCAGGACTTTCCTGGATGCAAGGGTACACAAGGTGGTCCCAAAGCTTGATCTGCCCACCTTCATCAAAAACTACCTGCTGCTGGAATGCAGAGGCTACGTCCACTGA
- the asb10 gene encoding ankyrin repeat and SOCS box protein 10 isoform X2 encodes MAYVAPKVKWRKPKNYRNDVIATAKATGCILQYWNSLLVGDELTVLSIVDDNEYVYLVDAIFDTSNVEEWKNFRFNFRGLSLWSLTYEQELTTPIHITSSRGFTDCLRLLLQRGANVDLAPGGTTALHESCENCQSECTKLLLSHGANPNAVSEDGLMPLHLCTSPESLECAKYLLQYGAEINGCTVDEDDTPLHAAARNGLIDHIELYLRYGAAVDKRNDVGLTPLNAACSQPQELQDLERYFKVCQMLLGAGADIRTTDQDKHSPLHMACKNVNPDIVDLLLAKGASVNDMDYGGEAPMHNILKVVCYKVSHHPERVVRALLNHGSIRVWPGALPMVLRHCSISPRTIEVLLNVYSHLKVNDTWVESVSEEVFKEHKEFYESVFALERTPRSLQHLARCRLRTFLDARVHKVVPKLDLPTFIKNYLLLECRGYVH; translated from the exons ATGGCTTATGTAGCACCGAAGGTGAAATGGCGCAAACCAAAGAACTACCGCAACGATGTGATTGCCACAGCCAAGGCTACAGGTTGTATCTTGCAGTACTGGAACTCTCTGCTTGTTGGTGATGAGTTGACAGTACTCAGCATTGTGGATGACAACGAATATGTCTACCTGGTTGATGCCATTTTTGACACCAGCAACGTAGAGGAATGGAAGAACTTCAGATTTAACTTCAGAGGCTTAA GTCTATGGTCACTGACTTATGAGCAAGAGCTGACCACACCAATTCACATCACATCTAGCCGAGGCTTCACCGACTGCCTGAGACTCCTGCTGCAACGTGGGGCCAATGTAGACCTGGCACCTGGTGGCACCACCGCTCTGCATGAGTCCTGTGAAAACTGCCAGTCTGAGTGTACCAAACTACTGCTAAGCCACGGTGCCAACCCCAATGCTGTCTCAGAAGATGGTCTAATGCCTTTGCATTTGTGTACAAGCCCTGAATCCCTTGA ATGTGCCAAGTATCTCCTTCAGTATGGTGCAGAAATCAATGGTTGCACTGTAGATGAAGATGACACTCCCTTACATGCGGCAGCCAGGAACGGCCTCATAGACCACATCGAGCTCTATCTACGCTATGGGGCTGCCGTGGACAAACGGAATGACGTTGGTCTCACACCCCTGAACGCTGCTTGCTCTCAGCCCCAGGAGTTGCAGGACCTTGAACGTTACTTCAAGGTGTGCCAGATGCTGCTGGGGGCAGGCGCTGACATCCGCACTACGGACCAGGACAAACACAGTCCTTTGCACATGGCCTGCaagaatgtaaatccagacATAGTAGATCTGCTATTGGCTAAAGGAGCCTCTGTTAACGACATGGACTATGGAGGTGAAGCCCCTATGCACAACATCCTGAAAGTGGTGTGCTACAAGGTTTCCCATCATCCTGAGAGGGTTGTCCGTGCTTTGCTCAACCACGGTTCTATTCGGGTGTGGCCTGGGGCTTTACCCATG GTTCTGAGGCACTGCTCTATATCTCCACGCACCATCGAGGTTCTTCTGAACGTCTACAGTCACCTCAAAGTCAATGACACCTGGGTTGAGTCTGTGTCCGAGGAGGTGTTCAAG GAGCACAAGGAGTTCTATGAGTCGGTCTTCGCCTTGGAACGGACTCCTCGCTCCCTACAGCACTTGGCACGCTGCAGACTCAGGACTTTCCTGGATGCAAGGGTACACAAGGTGGTCCCAAAGCTTGATCTGCCCACCTTCATCAAAAACTACCTGCTGCTGGAATGCAGAGGCTACGTCCACTGA
- the zgc:92591 gene encoding late histone H2B.L4, protein MLRLNIVKIQLSYKVSKMTNDISKKKGKSSTEKKAKRKAKRKETYAMYIYKVLKQVHPDTGISSRAMSIMNSFVNDLFERIATEASRLAQYNKRATITSREVQTAVRLLLPGELAKHAVSEGTKAVTKYTSSK, encoded by the exons ATGTTAAGACTTAATATTGTCAAGATTCAGTTATCTTACAAGGTTTCCAAAATGACTAATGACATATCCAAAAAGAAAGGGAAGAGTTCCACTGAGAAAAAGGCGAAAAGAAAAGCCAAAAGAAAAGAGACTTACGCGATGTACATCTATAAAGTTTTGAAACAG GTTCATCCGGACACCGGCATTTCAAGCAGGGCCATGAGCATCATGAACTCGTTCGTCAATGACCTGTTTGAGAGAATCGCCACAGAAGCGTCCCGGCTGGCTCAGTACAACAAACGCGCCACCATCACCAGCAGGGAGGTGCAGACCGCAGTGAGGCTGCTGCTGCCCGGGGAGCTGGCCAAACACGCCGTGTCTGAGGGCACCAAAGCTGTGACAAAGTACACCAGCTCCAAGTGA